Part of the Candidatus Methanogranum gryphiswaldense genome, AGGAATATCATCTACGATATCTGTTCCGGAATTGGTTGGCATACCGGTCACTCACAGGGACCACACTCCATTGGTGACATTCCTAACTGGACACGAGAAGGACGATCGTGGCAAGGACAGGATCGATTGGAGAGGTCTTGTCAATGGTCATGGCACATTGGTCATACTAATGGGAATAGGCAATGCAGGATACATTTCATCAGAACTTATTGCAGGTGGCATGGATCCAGATATTCCAGCTGCGATCATCACTAATGGTTCTACTCCGAAACAGAGAGTAGAGATGACCGTCGTATCGAAATTAAAGGAAACTATTGATAGTAAAGGCCTAGAGGCTCCTGGCATAATGGTCATAGGTAGTGTTGCCAAGCTCCATGATGTACTCGGTGACCTCAGATGACGACCGTGGCTTTTACCAGGCCGGCCGATAGAATAGCCGATTCGGTAAAGGCAGCGGAAGATATGGGTCTAGTGGCGATCGCTGCGCCGTCATTGGAGGTCATGGATGGACATCAGGATGATTATGATGACGCTGAGAGGTTGCTTTCCAGCAGAAAGGTGGATTATGCGATCTTCGGATCCGGGACAGCTGTGGATAAATGCGTGGAAAGATTCGGCAGAGATGGATTTATAAAATTGTTCACTGGGTCTGTCATTGTGGCGATAGGTCCGAATACTGCAGCAGTACTGCGTAAGTCGGGTGGAATTGAGCCAAAGATCATGCCTGTCAACGATCACAGTTCTTATGGACTGGTGAATTCTCTAGGAAAGGATGTGAATGGTAAGACCGTGATGCTGGTACGTTCCGACAGCGGTTCGGATGTTCTTCTTGATGGTCTGAAGGATAACGGTGCTAACGTAGTGGAATTTGCTGCGTACAGGTTAAAAGAAGTTGGAATGACAAATGATCTGATGCGCATAATGGACGGTCTCGAGGACGGTTCTATCGATGTGATGGCATTTACAAGTCCGATGTCTGCTGAATCATTCATTGGATTGCTGGATCAGAGATACGGTCATAGTAAGGCCGCAATGATGATGGATAAGGTAAAGGTGGCTGCGATAGGAAAACCCACATCCCTTAGATTGCAATCATTAGGTCGCGTTCCTGATATCGTTCCGGAGAAAACTACTTTCTTGGATATGCTTCAGGCGATAAAGGATCATCAGAAGTAATGGTCTAAATTAATTTTATTTGTACGATGGATGATTTATAAGATTGTTATGGTCAAACATAACAATATCAATTTTCTGGTTTATAGTATTTAAATTTATTTTTATTGTTATGTTCTATTACATTAATCTAACATCACATACAGATTTGAATTCTAATTAAAAAGAATTTTTTATTGTTATTTTTGTAATTGCATCTTTAATTTTGAGTATTTTTAACCTTAGTAGCAAATAATATATAATTAGTATTACTTCATGCGAATAACATTGTAAAATGTAATACGAGGAATTCAAATGTGGTTTCTTATGACAATGATAGCCGCTGTGTGTACCACTGCGGTTTATCTGATTTGGCCTAAGGCTAAGGAATACAGAGTGGATCTCCTTGTACTGATGCTTTGGGGACTGACAGTATGTCTGTTCATCGATCATTCGATAGGATATATCCTCGACGGAGGACATGAACTGGATGAGTACTTCGATGTCAGCATAGATGCGGTGATAATCGGCTTCTTGATGCTGATCCCAATATATTCAGTATGGGAATTGTATATTTTGATCAAAAAGACAAAAGAGGAGTATGCGTGATAATATGGCATGTTTTTTAGTAATGGCAGCGACTGCAACGGTAACTACGGTATTCAGAAAGAAGATACCTGAGAAATGGCACATCAACTGGTTCAACATAATGGCATGGGGTGCATGTCTGGCATTGCTGGTCGAGCACATAATTCATAATGAAATCGTTCCTTGGCCGCCGTTCTTCACGGCGATGTCCAGCTCTGGAGATTTCCATCAGATGTTGGTGGAGATGTTGCAGATCGGGGTCCCGATGCTCATTAGCGTGACATTGATCTGGCTTGCGGCGGTTCTTATCTACAATAAGATAACAACCCCGAGCAGTGAGAAGATCGAAGCACCTGTAGCTTGATCAATTTATTAAAAGAACAGAAAGGTCTATTCGAAGGTCTTTCTGTTCAATTTATTTTATTATTTTGCTTTAGAATAATATCAATTCATTATTTGTATGCATATTTTATGTCTATATGGATATTGGATTAATATACCAATAAATATTATTGATTGCATTTCAAAATGAGAATATGGTAGTGGCTCTACCGTGGTTCAGTCTAATAGATTATTCAATAAGGTGAAATAATGCATATAATGGAAGGATATCTGCCGTGGGAATGGTGTTTGGTATGGTTTATCATCGCAATACCGTTCTTGTTCTTCGGCGCAAAGAAAATAATAAAGATCGTAAGGGAGCATCCCGAGCAGAAGATGACCGTAGCTCTTTCAGGAGCGTTCATATTTTTATTGTCATCTCTTAAATTGCCGTCCGTGACCGGGTCCAGTTCTCATCCGACTGGAACAGGTCTTTCAACCGTTCTTTACGGTGTCGCGTGCACATCGTTTCTATCGATCATAGTTCTGATATTTCAGGCACTCTTATTAGCTCATGGCGGCCTCACAACACTTGGAGCGAATGTCGTTTCAATGGGTATCTTCGGTCCGGCATGTGGTTTCGGAGTCTGGTATGTTTTAAGGAAAAAGGCGCACGTCAGTATTCCAGTAGCTATGTTCTGCACAGCGGCCATTGCAGATTTCATGACCTATGTAGCAACTTCATTCCAGCTTACACTCGCATACCATGATGTAGGGTTTGCAACTGCATTCACTGAGTTCCTTACGACATTTGCGATCACCCAGATCCCATTGTCCATAGTGGAGGGAATAATATTCGCAATGTTTGCAATGTATCTCATGAACAATAAGCCTGAGATATTCGGGGAATCGGTCGGAGAAGAGAAGGTCAATTCGGAGGTATGTTGATGGAAAAGAAAAATCATAAATATGTTTACATCGCGGGATTTGGGATAATCGCACTGTTGGTGTTATGCACGTTGGCGATCGGTGCTAACAATGGTTCCGAATTCGGCGGATCGGACGATCAAGGTGGCAGTGTCATCGAGGAAGTAAGCGATAGTTTCGATGGGCCTTGGTGGAATGGCATCTATGGTGATTATGAGATCCCCGGAGAGACCGAGAGCATGTTGTTTGCTCTGCAGGCAGCCATTGGAGCGATAATTATCGGATTTTTCATCGGATATGTTTATCGTGGAAAGCGTGACGAGAAGATCAATTTGAAATCTGAGAAGGAAGACAAAGTAAAAGAGTGACCTTCTTTTGAAACCATTTCCAATTCTTTATTTATGTATTATTGATGTAAATATTGATTATTAATTTTATTACATTTTATCAATGCGGATTTTATTTATTGGGATAATATTTGACATAATAGTGTGCAATGATCTGTATGTTAATATTTTTGAAAGATTCATATGTTAAATTTATGCTTAAATAACAATTGGACAAATATACCAATAAATACATTGGCGTTATACTCCAATAAGATCCGATATAGCATTGCCTGATCTTTAGAATGTTGCTGTTCAGAGAGGAAACAAAATGCACATAATGGAAGGATATCTACCGTGGGAATGGTGCGTCGTATGGTACGCGATAGCTCTGCCTGTATTGATCTACGGAGCATGGAAGATAGTAAAGATCGTCCGTGAACATCCTGACCAGAAGATGATAGTGGCTCTTTCCGGAGCATTCATCTTTCTTCTATCTTCTTTGAAATTGCCATCTGTGACAGGTTCCAGTTCTCATCCTACGGGAACTGGTCTTTCCACTGTACTTTACGGTGTTGCCTGCACTTCATTCCTATCTGTTATCGTTCTGTTGTTTCAGGCCCTTCTTCTGGCACATGGCGGCCTCACTACGCTTGGTGCAAATGTCGTGTCGATGGGCATAATCGGTCCCTTCGTGGGATTTGCAGTATGGCGTCTTCTCAGAGGTCCGGTCGGAATGAAAATAGCCACTGCGATGTTCTTCACCGCTGTGGTTGCCGACATGGTGACATACATATTCACATCATTCGAATTGGCACTCGCTTATCCTGGAACGGATTTTTTCAATTCTTTCATCGAATATCTCAGCGTCTTTGCGGTGACACAGATACCGCTTGCAATAATCGAGGGAATAATATTCTCAATGTTCGCCGTATATCTGGCAAATAACAGGCCAGAGGTATTCGGCGATATCACCGAGAAGGATCTTATTACTAAAGATAAACGTAAAAAGGTATCTTCCAGAAGGATATATTTTGCAGGATTTGCGGTTATTGCATCCATTGTGGTGGTCGCACTTGTATATGGTTTGATGACCGGTGCGGATTTCGGAGGTACAGATGATGCAGGCGGGAGTATAATCGATGCTTCTGGAACATTCGACGGCCCATGGTGGAACGGCCTCTTTGGAGATTTTGAATTATCGGATATTCAGGAGAAGTTGTTATTCCTTCTTCAGGGCATTATTGGACTTGCCGTTATAGTGTATTTCTTGAATCATGTTAGAGTTTCAAGGAGGAGGGCGCAGGGACTTCCGACAGGTAAGCGCGGAGGCGTCTCGGAGCAGGTCCAAATGGACACTCTCGCATATAGTTCCAGAATGGTGGGATGGTCTCCTTTGGGTAAGATGTTCCTCATTCTTTCACTGATCGTGGTGGGATTATTGACGAACAGCATTATCGTGCCTGTTTGCACTTTGATCATAGGTCTGATCCTCATGGCCTATTCTACAAATTTCAAGATCCCATCGTTGATAGCTCTGGCAATCGGTGAAGCGATCCTTATCATGATCATCGGATGCGGCATGATATCGATAATGGGAAAGACATCAGACCCAGCCCTATGGGATACGAATATACTTTGGTTCCATATCCACATGACAGAGGCCAGTTTCAATCAGGCTTGGTTGGTATTTTTAAGGGCTATTGCAGGTGTGACCTTGATGTTGTCATTTGCGACCTCTACCCCGATACCTCATCTGGCACAGGCATTGCGTCAGATAAGGATACCAAAGGAGATCACGGAGATCATGGTCCTCATATACAGGTATTCTTTCCTTCTTCTCGAAAGGATGCAGACAATGAGGTCTGCGGCCGATTGTCGTCTGGGATTCGCGGGATTCATAAGGTCCTTCAAGACCACCGCGGGTATAGCGATCGGCGTGTTCTCATCATCTATGGAGATCGGAGATAAGGCACAGTGCGCATTGGATTGCAGGAATTATTCCGGTACATTCCCTGTATTCAGGGTCCCACGCAAGATATCTGTTCCATGGGTGATATTCTCGCTCATACTGGCTGTTGTATTGTTAGTGTTCGGATTGTATTCGGTCGGTTGGATCAATATGTCCGATGTATTCTTCGGTAAGGTGTGATCATGGTTTCGGAATTCATCTTCGAGACCAAGGGATTGGTGCATGCATACAACAACAGCAAGAAGGATTCCATAAAGGACATCAGCATAAAGATAAGAAAGGGAAAGAAAACGATCCTTCTGGGTGCAAACGGAACAGGAAAGTCCACTTTGTTCTATCATTTCAACGGCGTCTTCAAACCAAAGGAAGGTTCGGTTTATTACAACGGTGAACCGCTAAGTTATGAGAAGGAGGACCTCAAGAAACTTCGTTCAGAGGTTGCGGTGGTGCTACAGAATCCCGACGATCAGATATTTTCTGCCACGGTGGAAGAGGACGTCGCATTCGGTCTTCTGAATATGGATATGCCTCACGATGAGGTGGATAAGCGCATAGATGAGGTACTTTTCATCGTTGGGTTATCGGATTGCAGGATGAAACCAACTCAGCAGTTATCTTATGGACAGAGGAAGAGGATAGCGTTCGCGGGCGCATTGGCCACAAGACCGAAGGTACTGATACTCGATGAACCGACGGCAGGGTTAGACCCGCAGATGGCACAGGAGATCATGGAGATCGCAGATCAATTGCATCATCTGGGCACAGACGTGATAATCTCCACCCATGATGTAGACCTGGCCTATGCTTGGGCTGACGAGATACACGTCCTTCGCAATGGTACTTTGGTATATTCTGGCGATTCTGAGGGATTCTATTCTGATCCGGTCCAGGTATCAATGTCAGGATTGATGCCACCGTCAATGTTCGCCATAAATGTGAACATTGCTGCCGTGGATGGAAGACATTCAGATCCTTACCCGCGTACAAGGGCACAACTTCTTAGCAAGATGTCCTCAAAAGATGTCAAAACGGGTACGGTATTCACAATGTCCGTGGTGGATTTCATTGATCAAGAAATGGTCGACAAGATATTGCAGAAGGCAGGGGATAATGCTGCGGTAGGAATATTCGGTACGGACGCAAGGAAGTTGGCATTCGAGGCCGGATTGAGACTGGATTATGTTTTCAACGGAGTGGAGAATTGCATAATAGAAGCTCTTCTTGGGAGCAATGCAGTGATAATACACGACAGTTCTGTCAAGGATATGATCATACAAAAGATATCCGATATCAGAAAATTCGGTGTCAATATTTGCACGGATGGTGACTGAGTTTGGAAGAATACATCCTTGAAACAAAGAAACTTTCCTTCTTTTACAAGGGGCGGGAAAAAGCAGCTCTTGAAAATATCGATATCAAGATAAAACGTGGTGTGAAGACCGTGCTTCTCGGAGCGAACGGAGCTGGAAAATCAACACTGTTCTATCATTTCAACGGCGTATATGAGCCATCCACAGGTCTCGTAT contains:
- the cobA gene encoding uroporphyrinogen-III C-methyltransferase, which produces MTGAVYLVGAGPGDPGLMTIRGMELVRQADAVVYDALANQDILKECKKGVELIDAGKRGGNHTLTQAQTNSKLVELASQGKIVVRLKGGDPFMFGRGAEEAEELKNAGLEVHVVPGISSTISVPELVGIPVTHRDHTPLVTFLTGHEKDDRGKDRIDWRGLVNGHGTLVILMGIGNAGYISSELIAGGMDPDIPAAIITNGSTPKQRVEMTVVSKLKETIDSKGLEAPGIMVIGSVAKLHDVLGDLR
- a CDS encoding uroporphyrinogen-III synthase, producing MTTVAFTRPADRIADSVKAAEDMGLVAIAAPSLEVMDGHQDDYDDAERLLSSRKVDYAIFGSGTAVDKCVERFGRDGFIKLFTGSVIVAIGPNTAAVLRKSGGIEPKIMPVNDHSSYGLVNSLGKDVNGKTVMLVRSDSGSDVLLDGLKDNGANVVEFAAYRLKEVGMTNDLMRIMDGLEDGSIDVMAFTSPMSAESFIGLLDQRYGHSKAAMMMDKVKVAAIGKPTSLRLQSLGRVPDIVPEKTTFLDMLQAIKDHQK
- a CDS encoding energy-coupling factor ABC transporter permease, with the protein product MHIMEGYLPWEWCLVWFIIAIPFLFFGAKKIIKIVREHPEQKMTVALSGAFIFLLSSLKLPSVTGSSSHPTGTGLSTVLYGVACTSFLSIIVLIFQALLLAHGGLTTLGANVVSMGIFGPACGFGVWYVLRKKAHVSIPVAMFCTAAIADFMTYVATSFQLTLAYHDVGFATAFTEFLTTFAITQIPLSIVEGIIFAMFAMYLMNNKPEIFGESVGEEKVNSEVC
- a CDS encoding energy-coupling factor ABC transporter substrate-binding protein, with translation MEKKNHKYVYIAGFGIIALLVLCTLAIGANNGSEFGGSDDQGGSVIEEVSDSFDGPWWNGIYGDYEIPGETESMLFALQAAIGAIIIGFFIGYVYRGKRDEKINLKSEKEDKVKE
- a CDS encoding energy-coupling factor ABC transporter permease; its protein translation is MHIMEGYLPWEWCVVWYAIALPVLIYGAWKIVKIVREHPDQKMIVALSGAFIFLLSSLKLPSVTGSSSHPTGTGLSTVLYGVACTSFLSVIVLLFQALLLAHGGLTTLGANVVSMGIIGPFVGFAVWRLLRGPVGMKIATAMFFTAVVADMVTYIFTSFELALAYPGTDFFNSFIEYLSVFAVTQIPLAIIEGIIFSMFAVYLANNRPEVFGDITEKDLITKDKRKKVSSRRIYFAGFAVIASIVVVALVYGLMTGADFGGTDDAGGSIIDASGTFDGPWWNGLFGDFELSDIQEKLLFLLQGIIGLAVIVYFLNHVRVSRRRAQGLPTGKRGGVSEQVQMDTLAYSSRMVGWSPLGKMFLILSLIVVGLLTNSIIVPVCTLIIGLILMAYSTNFKIPSLIALAIGEAILIMIIGCGMISIMGKTSDPALWDTNILWFHIHMTEASFNQAWLVFLRAIAGVTLMLSFATSTPIPHLAQALRQIRIPKEITEIMVLIYRYSFLLLERMQTMRSAADCRLGFAGFIRSFKTTAGIAIGVFSSSMEIGDKAQCALDCRNYSGTFPVFRVPRKISVPWVIFSLILAVVLLVFGLYSVGWINMSDVFFGKV
- a CDS encoding energy-coupling factor ABC transporter ATP-binding protein translates to MVSEFIFETKGLVHAYNNSKKDSIKDISIKIRKGKKTILLGANGTGKSTLFYHFNGVFKPKEGSVYYNGEPLSYEKEDLKKLRSEVAVVLQNPDDQIFSATVEEDVAFGLLNMDMPHDEVDKRIDEVLFIVGLSDCRMKPTQQLSYGQRKRIAFAGALATRPKVLILDEPTAGLDPQMAQEIMEIADQLHHLGTDVIISTHDVDLAYAWADEIHVLRNGTLVYSGDSEGFYSDPVQVSMSGLMPPSMFAINVNIAAVDGRHSDPYPRTRAQLLSKMSSKDVKTGTVFTMSVVDFIDQEMVDKILQKAGDNAAVGIFGTDARKLAFEAGLRLDYVFNGVENCIIEALLGSNAVIIHDSSVKDMIIQKISDIRKFGVNICTDGD